One genomic window of Solanum dulcamara chromosome 12, daSolDulc1.2, whole genome shotgun sequence includes the following:
- the LOC129876995 gene encoding cellulose synthase-like protein D4 — MASLSGAPSKKTTRSSRGTNPGDSQGGGKGSSGGQTVKFARRTSSGRYVSLSREDLDMSGELSGDYMNYTVQIPPTPDNQPMDTSVAAKAEEQYVSNSLFTGGFNSVTRAHLMDKVIESEVSHPQMAGSKGSSCSMPACDGKIMKDERGNDVIPCECRFKICRDCYMDAQKESGLCPGCKEAYKVGDLDDEIPNFSNGALSLPAPDGSKGMMRRNQNGEFDHNKWLFETQGTYGYGNAYWPDDRDGDDGDGGMHNTMLDTSADIPWKPLSRKLPIPHSIISPYRLLIVIRLIVLGFFLTWRIRHPNPDAMWLWLMSITCEIWFAFSWILDQMPKISPVNRSTDLVVLREKFEMPSPSNPTGRSDLPGVDMFVSTADPEKEPPLVTANTILSILAADYPVEKLACYISDDGGALLTFEAMAEAASFADLWVPFCRKHSIEPRNPEAYFLLKGDPTKNKKRTDFVKDRRRVKREYDEFKVRINGLQDSIRRRSDAFNAREEMKMLKHMKENGTDPAEAIKVQKATWMADGTHWPGSWSVPSRDHGKGDHPGILQVMLKPPSSNPLMGDGDQDKLLDFSDVDIRLPMFVYVSREKRRGYDHNKKAGAMNALVRASAILSNGAFILNLDCDHYIYNCLAIREGMCFMMDRGGEDICYIQFPQRFEGIDPSDRYANHNTVFFDGNMRALDGLQGPMYVGTGCMFRRFALYGFEPANPDKTPQKGAEAEALKATDFDPDLDVSLLPKRFGNSTMLAESIPIAEFQGRPIADHPAVKYGRPPGALRAPKEPLDATTVAEAVSVISCWYEDKTEWGDRVGWIYGSVTEDVVTGYRMHNRGWRSIYCITKRDAFRGSAPINLTDRLHQVLRWATGSVEIFFSGNNAFLASRKLNILQRLAYLNVGIYPFTSFFLIVYCFLPALSLISGQFIVQNVNVVFLIFLLTISLCLIGLAILEVKWSGVALEDWWRNEQFWLISGTSAHLAAVVQGLLKVIAGIEISFTLTSKSAGEDVDDAYAELYMVKWTSLMIPPIVIGMVNIIAIVVAFSRAIFSVVPQWGRFIGGAFFAFWVLAHLYPFAKGLMGRRRKTPTIVFVWSGLIAITLSLLWIALGNPQGGPVQGVAGGGFQFP; from the exons atggcAAGCTTGTCGGGTGCACCATCGAAGAAGACAACACGTAGCAGTAGAGGAACAAATCCAGGAGACTCTCAGGGTGGTGGTAAGGGAAGTTCAGGCGGGCAAACAGTAAAATTTGCACGAAGAACATCTAGTGGACGATATGTGAGCCTGTCGAGAGAAGACCTTGATATGTCGGGTGAATTATCAGGAGATTACATGAATTACACTGTCCAAATCCCGCCTACGCCTGATAATCAGCCAATGGATACGTCTGTTGCTGCCAAAGCAGAAGAGCAATATGTTTCTAATTCGTTATTCACAGGGGGATTCAACAGCGTCACCCGCGCACATCTCATGGACAAGGTGATCGAATCGGAAGTTAGTCATCCTCAAATGGCTGGATCCAAGGGATCATCATGTTCCATGCCTGCTTGTGATGGAAAGATCATGAAagatgaaaggggtaatgatgTAATCCCATGTGAATGCAG GTTCAAAATATGTAGAGATTGCTACATGGACGCACAAAAAGAATCAGGTCTATGCCCAGGTTGCAAAGAAGCTTACAAGGTAGGGGATCTTGATGACGAGATCCCAAATTTTTCTAATGGAGCATTGTCATTACCGGCACCAGATGGTTCGAAAGGTATGATGAGGAGAAATCAAAATGGAGAGTTTGATCACAACAAATGGCTGTTCGAGACACAAGGCACGTACGGGTATGGAAATGCTTATTGGCCTGATGATAGGGATGGAGATGATGGTGATGGAGGTATGCATAACACCATGCTAGATACATCTGCTGATATACCTTGGAAACCCCTCAGTAGGAAATTGCCAATACCACATAGTATCATTAGCCCTTATAG GTTGCTAATTGTTATTCGACTAATAGTATTGGGGTTCTTCTTGACATGGAGAATACGGCACCCAAATCCGGATGCAATGTGGTTATGGTTGATGTCAATTACATGTGAAATATGGTTTGCATTTTCATGGATCCTGGATCAGATGCCCAAGATATCTCCAGTTAATCGGTCGACTGACCTAGTGGTACTTCGCGAGAAATTTGAAATGCCATCACCGTCCAATCCTACGGGTAGGTCGGATCTACCAGGAGTTGATATGTTTGTGTCAACGGCTGATCCAGAGAAAGAGCCGCCCCTTGTCACTGCCAACACCATCCTATCCATCTTAGCAGCTGACTATCCCGTGGAGAAGCTAGCTTGCTATATTTCAGATGATGGCGGTGCCCTTCTAACATTCGAGGCAATGGCAGAAGCTGCTAGCTTTGCTGATTTGTGGGTACCATTCTGCAGGAAGCATTCTATTGAGCCTAGGAATCCTGAAGCCTATTTTCTCCTCAAGGGAGACCCTACAAAGAACAAGAAGAGAACTGATTTCGTTAAAGATAGACGAAGGGTAAAAAGAGAATATGATGAATTTAAGGTAAGGATAAATGGTCTGCAAGATTCAATAAGAAGGAGATCAGATGCGTTTAATGCTCGAGAGGAAATGAAGATGTTAAAGCACATGAAAGAGAATGGTACTGATCCTGCAGAGGCAATCAAAGTGCAAAAGGCCACTTGGATGGCTGATGGAACTCACTGGCCTGGATCATGGTCTGTCCCCAGCAGGGATCATGGCAAGGGTGATCATCCCGGGATCCTTCAG GTAATGTTGAAACCCCCAAGTAGTAATCCACTAATGGGAGACGGTGATCAAGATAAGCTATTGGATTTTTCGGACGTGGACATTAGGCTTCCTATGTTTGTATATGTGTCGCGTGAGAAAAGACGTGGATATGATCACAATAAAAAAGCAGGTGCCATGAATGCCTTAGTTCGAGCTTCTGCCATATTGTCTAATGGCGCATTCATACTCAACCTTGATTGTGATCACTACATATACAACTGCTTAGCTATTCGTGAAGGCATGTGTTTCATGATGGACAGAGGTGGAGAAGACATATGTTATATTCAATTCCCTCAACGATTTGAAGGAATTGATCCCTCAGATCGTTATGCCAATCACAATACTGTGTTTTTTGATGGAAATATGCGTGCTCTTGATGGCCTCCAG GGTCCTATGTATGTTGGGACGGGTTGCATGTTTAGGCGATTTGCACTTTACGGGTTTGAGCCAGCAAATCCTGATAAGACACCACAAAAAGGTGCAGAGGCTGAAGCATTGAAAGCCACAGATTTTGATCCCGACTTAGATGTGAGTCTACTACCAAAGCGTTTTGGTAACTCCACAATGTTAGCAGAGTCTATTCCAATTGCTGAGTTCCAAGGTCGCCCTATCGCCGATCACCCTGCTGTCAAGTATGGACGACCTCCTGGTGCTCTTAGAGCCCCAAAGGAACCACTTGATGCAACCACTGTTGCCGAAGCAGTCTCTGTCATATCTTGTTG GTATGAAGACAAGACAGAGTGGGGTGATCGTGTTGGATGGATTTATGGTTCGGTGACGGAAGATGTGGTGACAGGATATCGGATGCACAACCGTGGATGGCGTTCTATTTATTGCATCACCAAGCGTGATGCATTCCGCGGATCAGCTCCCATTAACCTGACAGATAGGCTACATCAAGTGCTCCGTTGGGCTACAGGATCTGTTGAAATCTTTTTCTCAGGGAATAATGCCTTTTTAGCATCCAGAAAACTCAATATCCTCCAACGCCTAGCTTACCTTAACGTCGGCATTTATCCCTTCACTTCATTTTTCCTCATTGTCTACTGCTTTCTCCCTGCACTCTCCCTCATATCCGGTCAATTCATCGTCCAAAATGTCAACGTTGTGTTCCTTATATTTCTATTAACCATATCTCTCTGTCTCATCGGTTTAGCTATTTTGGAGGTGAAATGGTCTGGCGTTGCTCTAGAAGATTGGTGGAGAAATGAACAATTTTGGCTCATTTCAGGTACTAGTGCCCATCTTGCTGCTGTCGTGCAAGGTCTCCTTAAAGTTATCGCGggaattgaaatatcttttacTCTCACATCAAAATCTGCTGGAGAAGACGTTGATGACGCCTATGCTGAATTGTACATGGTCAAGTGGACATCATTGATGATACCGCCTATTGTCATTGGTATGGTTAACATAATTGCCATTGTGGTTGCATTCTCTAGGGCCATATTTTCCGTTGTACCCCAATGGGGAAGATTCATCGGTGGAGCATTTTTCGCTTTTTGGGTGTTGGCTCACCTGTATCCTTTTGCTAAGGGACTCATgggtagaagaagaaaaacaccCACAATTGTCTTTGTTTGGTCAGGACTCATTGCAATAACACTCTCCTTGCTATGGATAGCTCTTGGTAACCCACAAGGGGGTCCTGTACAAGGGGTTGCTGGTGGTGGCTTTCAATTTCCTTAA